The sequence GAGGTAAAGGCCGAGCCCAGGATTCTGGTCACCGAGGAGGGTAACTACAAGGTAGAACTGTTGGGCGAGGGCCTGGGCGCCCTCATCGGCCGCCGGGGAGAGACTCTGGACGCCATTCAGCAGCTCACCAGCTATGCGGTGAACAAGGGGCAGAGCCGGCGGGTGCGCATCCATGTGGATGCGGAGAACTACCGGGCCAAGCGGGAGGAATCCCTGCAGCGGCTGGCCCGGAAGGTGGCGGGCAAGGTGGTCAAATACCGCCGGAACGTCACGCTGGAGCCCATGAACGCCTACGAGCGCCATGTCATCCACACCGCTCTGCAGGATTACCCCGACGTGACCACCTACTCCACCGGCGCCGAGCCCAATCGCCGTACGGTGGTGGCCTACTCCCGGGGAGAGCACAGAAATTAAATCCAGAGGAAGAGCGGCGGGACGATTGCGTCCCGCCGCTTTTTTACACAGGAGGTCTTTCGGATGTCCCATACCCCGCTCTATGACGCGCTGCGCGCCTTTGCC is a genomic window of Intestinimonas massiliensis (ex Afouda et al. 2020) containing:
- the jag gene encoding RNA-binding cell elongation regulator Jag/EloR; translated protein: MMKWIETTGKNEEEAIQKALRELGLDRDEVSVEILERAKSGFLGIGSTPAKIKVTYEAADEAPAPAPAAQPARKEAAPKKAPAAAQPAPATPKAEVPAAAPVAAPPAGDDERAAQIREFLTGLLERMEVKAEPRILVTEEGNYKVELLGEGLGALIGRRGETLDAIQQLTSYAVNKGQSRRVRIHVDAENYRAKREESLQRLARKVAGKVVKYRRNVTLEPMNAYERHVIHTALQDYPDVTTYSTGAEPNRRTVVAYSRGEHRN